One Glycine soja cultivar W05 chromosome 2, ASM419377v2, whole genome shotgun sequence genomic region harbors:
- the LOC114374141 gene encoding uncharacterized protein LOC114374141 has translation MECDPIPKAVENEDDLDDVPVAGHEEDVGAGEHVGAGEQRDAGEQRDAGEQRDADADGSEQRDADAGEQRDAGGEERDVADSEEEEEVDSDEWFINFSCMMNEVEAEVETTGYHSEELNIPISSDDEDEDVEVYPQYSQSSGVGEQKLELGMEFGTLDEFKSALREYSILMGREFRWKKNDKQRARAKCKKAFCDWEIYCAKNDVRNSFQIKTFKHNHNCCKEVNNKQANRQWVVSKLEGKLRMQPTLKCVEALEYFKQEFGVHIEVTKMWRAMKEEKQLVEGNERKQYAKVFDYAHELLRSNPGSTVKINTMPSPEGLDGCFLKSAFGGNLLSVVGLDGNNHIFVIAYAVMDIENKDNWKWFLTLLHEDLGDYIQNGWNFMLDMQKGHIPALQEVMPGAPHRFYVLHLWKNFTKQWKSKELKGIVWQCAKSTTVAKFEGHMAHLKTINCQAWEYLNKWPKQAWAKAHFSTVPKVDNICNNTCEVFNSRILQYRCKPIITMLEEIRSYIMRTMAARKIKLSGKPGPLCPVQYKRLEKELHFANQWTPIWCGDNMGLRYEVHMWGNKVEVNLAE, from the exons ATGGAATGTGATCCAATTCCAAAAGCTGTTGAGAATGAGGATGATTTAGATGATGTACCTGTTGCTGGCCATGAGGAAG ATGTTGGTGCTGGTGAGCATGTTGGTGCTGGAGAGCAAAGAGATGCTGGTGAGCAGAGGGATGCTGGTGAGCAGAGGGATGCTGATGCTG ATGGTAGTGAGCAGAGGGATGCTGATGCTGGTGAGCAGAGAGATGCTGGTGGTGAAGAGAGAGATGTTGCTGATAgtgaggaggaagaggaagtTGACAGTGATGAGTGGTTTATAAATTTCTCTTGTATGATGAATGAAGTTGAAGCTGAAGTTGAGACAACTGGTTATCATTCAGAGGAGCTTAATATCCCCATTAgtagtgatgatgaagatgaggatgttgaAGTTTATCCTCAATATAGTCAAAGTAGTGGAGTTGGTGAACAGAAGTTGGAATTAGGGATGGAGTTTGGTACTCTAGATGAATTTAAATCTGCCTTGAGGGAGTATAGCATATTGATGGGCAGGGAGTTCAGGTGGAAGAAGAATGATAAACAGAGGGCTAGAGCAAAATGCAAGAAGGCATTTTGTGATTGGGAAATCTACTGTGCAAAGAATGACGTTAGAAACTCTTTTCAGATAAAGACATTTAAGCATAACCATAATTGCTGCAAAGAAGTGAACAACAAACAAGCAAATAGACAGTGGGTGGTCAGTAAACTTGAGGGCAAACTCAGAATGCAGCCAACCCTTAAATGTGTTGAAGCTTTGGAATATTTCAAGCAAGAGTTTGGAGTGCACATTGAAGTTACAAAGATGTGGAGagccatgaaagaagaaaagcaaCTAGTGGAAGGGAATGAGAGGAAACAATATGCCAAAGTATttgattatgcacatgaattatTGAGGAGCAATCCTGGATCAACAGTTAAGATCAACACAATGCCAAGTCCAGAAG GTCTAGATGGATGTTTCCTAAAGAGTGCATTTGGAGGAAACTTGCTCTCTGTTGTTGGGCTTGATGGCAATAACCACATCTTTGTTATTGCTTATGCTGTTATGGACATTGAGAACAAAGACAATTGGAAATGGTTTTTAACTTTGTTGCATGAAGATCTTGGGGATTACATACAGAATGGGTGGAATTTCATGTTAGACATGCAAAAG GGACATATTCCAGCTTTACAAGAAGTCATGCCTGGTGCACCTCATAGATTCTATGTCTTGCATCTTTGGAAAAATTTTACAAAGCAATGGAAAAGCAAGGAACTTAAAGGAATTGTGTGGCAATGTGCAAAATCCACTACTGTTGCTAAGTTTGAAGGTCATATGGCCCATTTGAAGACAATCAACTGCCAGGCTTGGGAGTATTTGAATAAATGGCCCAAACAAGCATGGGCAAAAGCCCACTTCAGTACAGTACCCAAGGTGGACAATATATGCAACAACACTTGTgaggtattcaattccagaatttTACAGTATAGATGCAAGCCTATTATCACAATGCTTGAAGAAATTAGAAGTTATATCATGAGAACCATGGCTGCCCGCAAGATTAAACTTTCTGGAAAGCCTGGACCATTATGTCCAGTGCAGTATAAAAGACTAGAAAAAGAACTTCATTTTGCTAATCAATGGACTCCCATTTGGTGTGGTGATAACATGGGCCTGAGATATGAGGTCCACATGTGGGGGAATAAGGTTGAGGTCAATTTAGCTGAATGA